A region of Myxococcus stipitatus DSM 14675 DNA encodes the following proteins:
- a CDS encoding DUF3185 family protein → MGIIRLVGVMLAVAGGVVLWTGLNARESLTERASQAFTGKYTENTTMHLAGGGAALAGGLLLVLFGGSRKRR, encoded by the coding sequence TTGGGAATCATTCGACTCGTGGGAGTGATGCTCGCGGTCGCGGGCGGCGTGGTGCTGTGGACCGGGCTCAATGCCCGTGAGTCGCTGACCGAGCGCGCGAGCCAGGCCTTCACTGGCAAGTACACCGAGAACACCACGATGCACCTCGCGGGCGGCGGAGCCGCACTCGCGGGGGGCCTCCTCCTCGTCCTCTTCGGCGGCTCGCGCAAGCGGCGCTAG